The genomic stretch GCCTCAGGTGGTGGCCATCAAGACGACCTACTCTTGGTGTGCCAAACAGCGGCTTCAGGCGTAGGACAGGCATCGGCTTCGCTGGGCCTCTATAGCGCCCACCAACCGTTCGTTCTTTTGCCTCATGGGAGTAAGGAGTAATGACCCTCTGCCATCAATTCTAATTGCTAATTTTTGCTGAATATAGTTGTCGGGTTCTGTGTTCTTTCTGCAATGGTGCAAACAGTAGATTTTATGTTTTGCAATTGCTAGTTTGAGCTTATTGTGGCTCAAACTAACAAATTCAGGCGCAGAACATGCATAGGCTTCAGCGCTCCAATTCCAAAGCTGGTGCTCTTTCTTGAGAAAAAAGAAGAATATGCAGAACGCTAAGATGTTATTGTCCTTTGGGAAAAAAAAACACATTTATGTACAACCATCTGTAAGGACTCACAGTAGAAAGAATCATGGCTAACAAATTCACGAATTGTACCATTACAGCCTGCTTTGTTGGTAGCAAAAAAAGATGAGCCATTGTAAGAGTAAGATCACCAAGTGGTCAATATGAACAAACACCTTACCATCATAAGCTGTCCACTAGGAAAAGAAGCATTAATAAGAAGGTTACTTTTTGCTATCGACTAACTATCTTTATGTCACCTTGTCACCGGTCCCGTCATCACACACGAATCAAAATTTCCTGGTTACCTGCTCTGACTTCCATACTGCTACAGTGCTACTATACACAGGACTAAGCAAGGTCATATGGTTAATGATTGGTTTATGGCTCCATGTCATCTCTAGTTAACGTTATCTGTCCTTCCCACAAATTCCATCACCAACTTTGAAAACGCTGATGATTCATCTCTCAGGAGATTGTTCGGAGAATCATACTCAAGTATCCTTCCTGTTGTACAAAATGAAAACAAAGTATTTATTAGATGACTTAGGTTTGTTAAAAATACCATCCCAGAACCTAGGATAAAACTAGAAAAAGAATCTTATTAGTTCTTTCTGAGTCATTTTACCTTCACCAAGTACAAGAACTAGGTCACTGTCAATCACAGTGGGAATTCTATGTGCAATTGTTATGACCGTGCAAGTTTTTGTTTCTTGCCTTATAGTCCTTTGGATAATATTATCAGTTGCAGTATCAACTGACGCTGTAGCTTCATCTAAAACAagtatttttcttttcattagTAGCACTCTGGCCAAGCAGACAAGTTGCCTTTGCCCCCCACTCCAATTTCCTCCATCTTCAACAACTGCAAAAATGAATTGTAGTATAAAACTGGGTTTAAGAGGACACATAAATGTCAAGGAAGACATTGATACCTGGTGCATCTAACAGTCTATTGTCTTCTCTAATAATCTCCTCAAGGCAACATTTACTAGCAACCTGTAAATATTAAAAAATTAGAACTGATAAACGAAAATTAAACTAAACCAGCATTTTCAACCACAGTTAAAGTGTTGATGAAGTGCCAAATAGCATACAACATCATGAGGATGCTAAAGGCATATTGGCGTACCTCCCATATTTCAGCATCTGTATGTTGTTGTAGAGGGTctaggtttgatctgacagtgcCTTGGAATAGAGTTGGTTCTTGAGGTATAATGCTTAGTCTAGATCGCAAATCATGTAATCCCAAAAGTGATATATCGACTCCGTCTATGAGTATCCGTCCTGCAGATGGTTCGACAATCCGAAACAAAGCCTGGATGAGAGTAGACTTCCCACTCCCTGTCCGCCCAACCACCCCAATTTTTCTTTCTCCAGGAAATGTGCAGCTTATACCTTTGAGCACCATAGGCATGTCAAGATTGTACGTGATTTGTAGACCATCAATTTGAATGGTTCCATACCATGGCCATCTTTCCATCGGTCTGTTGTCTTCAACCACTAAAGGAGACTCACTTGGCATGTTTGAGAATTGCATAATTCTCTCTACTGAGATCATCTTGTTCTCAACAtcgcataagttccatattacCCATGCTTGTAACACATTAAGGTTGAGACCATATGTTGCTGCAAGCCCTGCAAGGCCTAAAGAAGGAGAAAACCAAAACATTGTCACTTATATTAGAACTACAGAACTAGGTTGAAGCATTGAATGGTACTAGTAGTTTTGTTACTGGAAAACTTACTTGGGTCAATAGTATCATGAGGCAAGGAGACAAGGATGACCAGCATCACAAAGAATACCAGATTGAAGAGGAAGTTGATACGGACACACAACCATTCAATCGCTGCTGCATTGTGGAAAGTGATGCGGGAGTAGTCATCTATTAGTGTAAGGCTCTTTCGTAAAAAAAGTTCTCCCTGATTAAAGCATCTAATTGTTGCAGCCCCTGATATAGTCTCAGAAAAATGGTGGAGAATTGGAGCCTTTTTAATGCCAACCAACCTCGCTAGTTCTCTCGCTGAACTGATGTAATAGCTCTACATAAATTTACAGATTAGTGTATTACTCATTTATATGCCTCAAATCCGCAAATGCCATCAATAGTACATGAAGATTTACCTGATAACAAGTGGATATGGAAACTATTACTATGAATAAGAATAGTATGGGCCAAGCAATTTGGGACATAATGAAAATGATACTGAGGAGCTGAATTAGTGCAAATATCAGCCCTGCTAGCCTGTAAGGAATGTCTATGTCAACTGTGCTTTGATCTGTTGATGCCTGAAAAACAGAAAAGCTGAACTGTAAGGACTAACTGGAAGGAGAGTATTTGTTATGATGTTACATCCAGGTATGCTGGTGCTCACCCTATTTAGGATTCGACTTGATGGAGTGGAATCAAAGAAATTAATTGGTGCTCGGAATATATTTTTTATCATGCCTAAGAAGAGCTGCTGTGCTGTTTCGATTGCAATTGCTGATAGGACGAAAGCTCTCCCCAGTATAAATACTGAGCTTCCTGCTGACAACAACACAAAAATACCAATCATCTTCTCTCTGCTTACTAGTTCTTTCCTCTCTGATGCCCATGCAATCCAGTAGTTGCTACATATCTGTAATGACTGGAAAAGGACTTGGCATGCAAGAATTACAGGAATGAGGGCTCCCCTGTAGGCTGAGGTAACAAACTTTCGGTAGATACCCCATTTGACCCTTCCAGATTCACGCTCTTCCTCACTTTCCCTTCCAAGCACAGTGTGATCTGGCTCTATCTCTGTGAGCTCCATTTGTTTCTTGTATATTTTGTTGGTGCCCAAGCCCTGAACTTTCGCAGGGTTGACCTGACTAAGGGACTTATTATGCGCATCCATTTGCTTTGAGAACTCACCATCTTTGTCTGCTATTAAATTATCATACTTTCCGGATTGAACAATTCTTCCATCTTTCATGACCTATAAGTAACGAGTCATTAGCATAAATTAGAATTGCCCTTTTCTGTAAATTCATGTCTTACTAATTGTAGACACGCGAGCATGACTAGAAGAATTTTTAATTAAGAAATAAAGTGTATTGAGACTCCAGTATCTCTAAGGGAGGCTTCTTGCCCCCTAAGCAATATACTCCTATATAATCCACCCATGAGGCTGTGCAATACAACCAACAATTCCACCGGATTCTATTCATTCTACAGTGACAATTCCTTTCCTTTTTTTGTAGAACCAAAAAAGACTTGCAACATACTTTTCATAACTAGGAGCTCCTCTGAAATATGGTTTGCTATAAATTTTCTCAGGACTAAGATAGCTGTCTTACCAAAACAAGATCCGCATCTCGCAGAAACTCTAGCTGGTGAGTTACATAGATGACTGTCTTTGAGGACATTTGACTCATTAAACATTCCTGCATATATATAGAACTGATATTATTGTTCAAGTTTATTGGCAAATAGAATACATTTGGAAGGTTATTTTTCGTTCTTCAAACCAGATATGTTTGATTCTAATCATCTAAAGAATCTGAATTGCAGTTAATGATGAGGTTCCCATAATTGATGCAAGTTCTTAATTGCTTATTGATCCAAATACCtgatttatattatatataagttAGGGAGTCCCTGACAGAAAGAATGTCTGTAAGCATAATTTATTTTTGGTTATGATTCTTGCTTTGCATGTTAGTGCTACAAAATTTCCTGCCTTGGGGCATGCAATTTTTCCATAAAGTACATGTGAATCTCATGAAAAAATATGCATTGTTGCAGATTACTCATTTGCACCTTGAAGAGGTGTGCTCCAGTGTGTGCGTCAACCGCACTGAAGGGATCATCCAAGAGGTAAACATCAGCATCACTGTACAATGCTCTGGAAAGCTGAATCCTCTGCTTCTGGCCACCACTTAGGTTCATGCCTCTTTCCCCTACCACAGTCATATCTCCACTAGCCCATAGTTCCACATCTTTATTCAAAGCACACCCTTGTAGCACCTCATCATATCGGGCCTTGTCCATGGCCTTCCCAAACAGCACATTGTCCTGAATTGTCCCGGTTTGAATCCATGCACTCTGTGGCACATATGCCCTTGACCCAACAACCATTGTTTTTGCACCACTGACCCTTGGAATCTCACCCATGATGGCACAAAGGAGACTTGATTTTCCTGATCCAACTGGCCCACACACAGCAACTTTATGACCCTTCATGATGTCCACCTTTCTATCAATCTTCAGTGTGAACTTTGTATTCTTCAAGCTGTTGTCAGTGGCTTCCCAACTGTATTCTCCTGCTCCAATCTCCACAATGCCAGCCACAGACTGCTTCTCTGTGCTACTTCTACTGCAATAGATACTTGGCTTTGTGTGGTGGTCTTCTTTGATGAACTCTTCGATTCTATCTAGGGACACCTTGGTTTGTGTGACCATTGACACTAACTCTGGGAGGTTGTAGATTGGATCTTGCAGGATTCTGAAAGTAGCAAGTGCTGATAGTACAGTTCCTGCCGACAATGGAATGTCTACAAGAATGCAAATTCCAAAGGTGACAACTGAGACCAACGTTGGTGATGCCCAGAAGAGGAAGGCTATTGCTGAGCATGTGTACAGATACCTTCTGAGCAACCCTCTCTCCACATCCCTGAGCTTCAAAAGCTTATCCAAGTAGGCTGTCTCCCATGCATGCAGTTTCAAAATCCTCATGCTTTTAAGAGCCTCTGCTGTGGCCTTGATGCGTGAGTCTTTCGCCTCCATGATCTTCATGTTGAGATTCTTCTGTGACTTTGCCAGGGGCGTGTTGCTCACCATGATCAACACTGTTGCAAAAACAGCAGACAGCGATGCTGCCATCCCAAGACTATGGTACAAGATGACAAGTGCCAGTGAGACTTGCAAGGGCAGCAACCAAATTCCATGGATGTACCAGAAAAACTCACCAATCTTCTCTACATCCACATCAAGGAAGTTCACAATTCTTCCTGTCCCTGCAGGTGAGTCCTTTATCAATAGGGATTTCTTGTAGATGGACACCATCAGTGCTGCACGCACCCGGAATCCAATTCTACGAGCGCCAAAGTACCACTGCCGCTGTGACAGTGACTCTACTGTCTTTGATACAAAGAAGAGGCTTGCAAGCATGTATCCATGTCCATGGCCTCTGTCAGGGTTCTTGTCGGAGAGCAGCTTCACTAAGTAAGTGATCAAGAATGGTCCCATATAAGAAGCTAAAGTGTTAAGCCCTGTTAATTAAAACCATGTATTATATTAGTATACTGAGGGGAGAAAAGAACAGCTTTATTTCTGATAAATTTCATGGTAACGATTACCTGCAAAGACTGCATTGATGACCAAAGGTGTCCAAACAGCACAAATGATGCCTTTTTGTAGTGACATCGGCTCTGTTTTTTGCTTATGCATTGTTTCTTGAAGCAATGCATATGACTGGTCTGCCGTCTCTGACTGAGGAACAGCTGGGATGTGTTCAATCTCAAGCCGTACGTGGTGTCCCTTCTCAAAGACCGGGTTCAACCACTGGAATGTAAGCTGACTCCACCATCTGGAACTGGAAAACCTATCCCTTCTGCTATCGCCACTGTCTTCCCTCGTGAGCAATGGTTGGTTCAGTTCATCTTGGTTTGCTTCAGAGGTTCTCATGGCTATTGCAAGTAGACACAGACATATGATGGCGCAGAAGGGCAGCGAAGTGAAATTGACAACAGTTGCAGAGTTGATTAGGTGGAGCAAATGCAATGAAGTGAGGAGTGATTCTAACAGGGAGCTGAAGACCCACCAATAAACAAGAACTGCAGgccagtttgatccaagtcctgctcctttgtgtttgcagtagACTGAGAAGAGAGTCACCAAAATCCATGACAGTGAGGCGAAGATGAAGCCCAAGGAGATGGTTTGGTGCTTCCAGACTCCAAGAACAGCAAAGCCAATATGTATTGACGTGATTAAGGCATTGCAgactgaaattatgtgtgatgggAGGAGGGTCACCCCCTTCCTTTCTGCTGAAATCACGACACCACTTCCTGCCTCATGTTCTCCCTCCTTCAGTGTGAGAAACTCTCCAATGACCCAAAGCAGCAAAACAGCAAATGCTGATAGGCGCACATAATCCAATGCTAGTAATATCTCCATGGGATGCTAAAATCAACAGAATGTGGCAGAGAGCAGTACAACACGTAGATGGATAGCGTTACCCTGTTATATTGAAGCAAGACTGAGTCAGAAACTGAGACAAAAGTAAGCAAAGAGAACCCAAGAGGCCAGAAGAAGATACCAAAATCAGAGCCTGGCAGCACATGGCTGACCAAAAAGTAGGCGATGCAGCTTGTTACTTTCGACCTAATCAAAAGGAGGTCTGCAACCAAAAGGCGCTGATCGGCAAAATGTTTGTGTTGGAACCAAGAATCTtgattgtatttggtaattgtcAGCTATATACTTTTGGCATAACCACCAAACACGTCTGTAACTGCACATCTGCAGCATCCAAAACACATTCACCGGATCTGGGGCTAATGCAGATGAACCTGGCTCCACTTTCAGATCTACTTCATCGTCTTATCATACGACGTTAAATAAAATTCTCACAATGCATTGATGCCTTTCACCATCTGAAAAACCTGTTCTTTGCCTGATGTTCCTTTTATGTTATGTCTACTATGTGCTCCCTCCTTTTTTGCATGAAATGATCAAACAAGTGAACATTTTTTTTGTGAATAAAACTAGCACTGCTGCAcgatcgggcattagcaccggtcgcgaagggcctgttgccccggttcccgagccggtgctgccccttccgggactaaaggcccaccctttagtcccggttcggggaaccggggctaaagccccccccccccacaccgGTTGGTTATACCAACcgatgttaaagggtcctgccacgttgcaggaccctttaacaccggttggtattaccaaccggttttAAAgggttcttttttttctttttttttgggttcATTTCTTcgattctgtttattgtttatatataataataattggtttgtcaatacatattttatgctgatataacaatatatatattacacgcatattaagcatatataaatattattataggcttagctttatgtcacacccggatgtaaaagagcattcggatgccaaatcacatgtgcgccaggatctcaaattcacacacatggaccgacatcatcaatggtacaaaacacagtgttcaaacgaattacataaatgagagtaaatgtaccattattacaagccaaatgtttatcaaagtgcgaaGGGGAAACATAAGCTAAACTATTCCATAATGAAAAGGGAGACTAgacgccgacgtagcaggaccaccttgccacaggaaggtcgacggcagaaccacacgagcctagagactcagggtagtcctcagggaaatcgcaattgtactcgtgatcgtccgagcaacctttaatgattatagcaagggtgagctcatgtcgaactcagcaagcacagacggaaagtaatgacatgcaaggcttaaaacaaggtaaagctgacttggtttgactgcggtagcattttagttgatcacttttaattatgactattattagaacaacctattactaattatgagtagcgtaaacccaacccttaattagtgtaagtagtaattagcatcttttaaatgactatcctaataattatagtagtccagggattaaccccaattattaacacaggatggcaatcctgccaacacggaatagccattccgccaaaacacgaggtagcaacctcgccaagttccatctccaagtatccagtgaatccaatttgctcatcaagtgagggtctgggccgctcgtgaccgtgagcacggctgatatattagttttacactctgcagaggtgtgcacttttacTCCAAGTTgtgattcccattcgcccggggtcgcgactccccaaaacactgccaaggtgagcaggcagggtctcactacgagacctttcacagggtccatctaataggatgccactcgcaagttttcgccggggcgctcgacagtcgatacccatagccatggcgtaccgagcagccgctaacttaatattcattacccaagttacttcctcacgcctacccggaaagtaacaccctactagtggaggtcctgctaattagtcaagccagagccatatagcttggagctgcactgtaagtcccaggggaccgctccctgactaagtccttacggagagcagagacgggtacgcccggcaaaccggaccaccaacggtacccgctccccctgtcaccaccatcatcacgatgctcgtaagcatccaacatcgccatcaccgcagtgaccaaaggttcagcacagtttaagcatcaagttgattagagattattacttgtttaggcatgtgtataagatgagtagagcagctaagcaacctagtatagcctaacTACCCATGTACATAACCCtaggtgaacaaggaatagtaagtaaagctagtcatgttcttagggtttgcattcatcggacacatgcatatatagtaaatgacattaatgagtaggttcaaagtgatcaaacggtgtctgcacttgccttcatcgttgtcgggttgctcgaactcagcgggatcctgaacctcatccttcacgaacgtctcaTTGGCTAAACGCGACAATCATCACACGAACGaggcaatacatgcaagcaaacaagcttaatcagaaacagtacaccaaagcatgcgaaagCAGAAAGCAACTGTACTACTGTGTTCTACTCGACGAGACGAAactatagcgaccagaatcacctaaatcggagttacgatgcaaaagttatggctaaaacaagttggatGGCAAttctgtagataaactgaactatttttcgtaattaaaactaattaaaactgaattaaaacgcattttggattaaatatataaaaaccaACGGCTACGGAGGCATTCTGCAAAAACCAGGAGCATAGTTATATTTATTTTAAACTGAGCAGGACTGCGGGTTAATTTTAAATAAGCCCGAGGGCTTTTCTGCAAAAGCAGCAGGGGCGCGCGGGGCCGTGGCCGgcctggccacgtggcggcgcGGGAGTGGCCGGTCCACGGCACTGTGCTGTGGACCGGGGCGCGGGGCAGGGGGccgcggtccatggtggaccgcgcCTGCGGGAGCGGGCGAGGCGGCTGCCTGGGCCGGGTCCACGTGGACCGgccgcgcgggggggggggggctgagCCGCgttccacggtggaccgcgcgcCAGACCGGGGGCGAGCGCAGGCCGGGCGGCGGTGGTGCCATGGGCGGCGGGTGGGAGCTCGCCGCGTCGGCGTGTCTCGTCTCGAGAAGGCCAGGCAAAGGCCCCAGCCGGTGCGGTTCCGCGAAGCTAACGCAATGGGGGNNNNNNNNNNNNNNNNNNNNNNNNNNNNNNNNNNNNNNNNNNNNNNNNNNNNNNNNNNNNNNNNNNNNNNNNNNNNNNNNNNNNNNNNNNNNNNNNNNNNGGCGGTTCGTGGCGTGAGAAGGCGAGGCAAGGGCGCCAGCGGGTGCGGCTCGGCGAGGCGAACGCAATGGGGGTCTCACCTTCGCGAAACGTCGACGGCAAAGagaagctcgacggcggcggcgcagatTTCGACGAGACGAACATGCGGCGGCTCGGGAGTGAAGCTAGGCTTCTAGGGGGGTTGCGGGCGGCCGAGATATGCCTTAAATAGGCTAGGGTGGCCCCGGGGTCCTCGTGACGCGAGCGGGCGTGGAAGCCGGAGTCGGTTGCGGCCGAGTCTGTTCCGGCCGGAGGTGGAAGACGGCGGGTGGGTCCCACTCATGGGGCCCACGCGTCAGCGGCAGGGGGCGGCAGTGAGCTGGGGCAGGGGCCCTGCGACTGGGCTGCGTTGCAGCTGGGCCGAAGCGGGGAGAGGGAAGGGGCGCGGGGGCCGACCCAGGGCGttgccctttctctttttttatatttatttcgGAAACAAATTGCCTCTCCTATTTTCTTTCTTGCTTCAAAACAAAAACCAAGCGCAACCAAGCATAAAATAAATCAAGCAAAAAcaatgcagcagcatgaatgcagtcaaacacgtttctaccttatatttcattttatttatttttgtaaattatttaataattcccaaaaattcaaactaagccaaaattaaatcaaatttaaactaaatttgaaattcaaaaatttgaagtgttataaacctacccccttaaaagaatctcgtcctcgagattaggatgaaccagagaataactgagggtatttggatatcagatcatcttctctttcccaggttgcCTCTTCCTcagaatggtgtttccattgtactttacacATCCTGATCTGCTGTGTCCAGGACTTTGATAGGACTCTCTTCATAAGTTAGATCATCCTGCaaatctagttcctctagtggcAACTGTTCCTCAGGCACCCTCAGGCATTTCTTGAACTGGGAAACATGGAAAACATTGTGCACATTGGATAAACTAGCAGGCAACTCAAGCTGATAAGCCACCTTTCCTTTCCTTTCCAAAATCTTGAAAGGACCAACatatcttggagctagctttcccttgacattgaacctctttagacctctcatcggagacactttcaggtatatataatcacctgcctgaaacacaagttcccttcgtctcacatcagcataactcttctgtctagactgagctgctttcagagtctgtcggatgaactgaactctttcttcggctattctcaatgaatcagggccgaacacttgcctttcaccagtctggttccagaacaatggagtcctacacttccttccatacaaggcttcaaaaggagtcatcttaagactagtctgataactattgttataggagaactcgACGTAGGGCAAACTGGTATCCCAACTATCTCCATACTGTAAAGCACAAGACCTGAGCATATCCTCCACTATCTGGTTGACTCTCTCTGTCTGACCATCGGACTGAGGATGATAAGCAGTACTGAATCTGAGCTCGGTTCCCAAAGCATCATGCAGCTTCTCCCAAAACTTtgatgtaaactgtgtacctctatCAGACACAATCCTCTTAGGAACTCTATGCAGACACACAATCCGTTCCATATACTTTTCTGCTAACTGATCCCCACGGTAGTTAGTTTTgaccggtatgaaatgagctaccttggtcaatcgatctactacaacccatattgagtcataacctcgttgagatctcggcaatcccactatgaagtccatgctgatctcatcccacttccactcaggtatcTTCAACGGTTGCAGCAATcctgctggcctctgatgttccgctttcactctctgacaagtgtcacacaatgccacatattcaccaatatctttcttcataccaggccaccaatagttttgcttcaagtcttggtacatcttagtacctcctggatgaatagagtaagcagactcatggcactccttcagtatcacatccttgattctctgaatttcaggcacacacaatcggcccttgtgccaaacaattccttcttgatcaactttGAATCCAGGTGCTCTACCTTCCTCTAGTAGCTTAAGTATCTTTTTTATCTCTTCATCCTCTTTCTGACCTTTTCTGATCTCTTGCTCAAGAGTTGGTTCGAGGTCCATGGAAGTACCTTGGGTGTTAGCAACAAACCCCAAATTGAGATACTCAAATTctgctagtagttccatcggtaactccatGGCTTCCAACATGTTCACTTGACTCTTTCTACTCAGTGCATCAGCaactacattagctttgccagggtggtaatgaatctccagttcataatccttgatcaattctaaccatcttctctgtctcaggttcaagtcattctgagtgaagatgtatttcagactcttgtgatccgtgtagatatcacacttatgacccagaatatagtgtctctagatcttcagtgaatggaccacagctgctaactcaagatcatgagttgggtaattcacctcatgtttcttcaa from Sorghum bicolor cultivar BTx623 chromosome 3, Sorghum_bicolor_NCBIv3, whole genome shotgun sequence encodes the following:
- the LOC110433699 gene encoding pollen-specific leucine-rich repeat extensin-like protein 1 is translated as MTVCEYHDKFTQLSRYCPNEVENDEDKQDHFLEGLNDGLSYMMSNVKHASFQEMVDRALVLESKHRKMEDKKRKYNSSQQQRPASQAPRQNAPAPSGSRQNSNTVPVKPNANPTHTGNTCFKCGQLGHYVNACPQRQKNNNNNGMVNHVKLKTAEEAPDVFKKCLRVPEEQLPLEELDLQDDLTYEESPIKVLDTADQDVFAEPHRLGPLPGLLETRHADAASSHPPPMAPPPPGLRSPPVWRAVHRGTRLSPPPPARPVHVDPAQAAASPAPAGAVHHGPRPPAPRPGPQHSAVDRPLPRRHVARPATAPRAPAAFAEKPSGLFKINPQSCSV